A single genomic interval of Brevibacillus brevis harbors:
- a CDS encoding metal-dependent hydrolase — protein MLDIRFHGHSSVQVTSEGHSIMIDPFISGSPVAATKLEDISVQYILLTHGHQDHILDAVELAKKNDATIVATHELATYLSWQGVKTISMNLGGSIKLPFGKVKMTQAFHSSGVVLDDEKQIVYMGMPGGFVIELGGKTLYHAGDTGLFGDMKLIGERHNIDLAFLPIGDVFTMGPEDALVAAEWVQADFVVPIHYDTFPPIKQDGEAFVAELAEKDIRGKALKPGETLRLP, from the coding sequence ATGTTGGATATTCGGTTTCACGGACATTCTTCCGTGCAGGTAACAAGTGAAGGGCATTCGATCATGATTGATCCATTTATTTCAGGAAGCCCAGTGGCAGCAACCAAGCTGGAAGACATCTCTGTTCAGTACATTCTTCTAACACATGGACACCAGGATCATATTTTGGATGCGGTAGAGTTGGCCAAGAAAAACGATGCGACAATCGTTGCAACCCATGAGCTTGCTACCTATTTGAGCTGGCAGGGAGTCAAGACCATCTCGATGAATCTGGGAGGCTCTATCAAACTGCCATTTGGAAAAGTGAAAATGACACAGGCGTTCCACAGCTCCGGTGTCGTGCTGGATGATGAGAAACAAATCGTGTACATGGGAATGCCAGGGGGCTTTGTGATCGAGCTAGGTGGAAAAACGCTCTATCACGCAGGGGATACAGGATTGTTCGGTGACATGAAGCTAATCGGAGAGCGTCATAACATCGATTTGGCGTTCCTGCCGATTGGAGATGTGTTCACAATGGGACCTGAGGATGCACTCGTTGCTGCCGAGTGGGTACAAGCCGATTTTGTTGTCCCAATTCATTACGATACATTCCCGCCGATCAAACAGGATGGGGAAGCGTTCGTAGCCGAGCTGGCTGAAAAAGACATCAGAGGCAAGGCATTGAAGCCAGGGGAGACATTGCGTTTGCCATAA
- a CDS encoding TspO/MBR family protein — protein sequence MRLVHNSLLFLAGVVLYSLGGLAFPYGGDWYDSLAKPDGTPPIYLFRIIWLILYALIAWSLLILIRTRQIDRELLLLYGINWFFHQLFFVLFIGYQLLVLAALDTILVMYSTWVLIRAIRPHHKIASSLLIPSFMWSLFAMCLAVGFCLLNL from the coding sequence ATGAGATTGGTGCACAATAGTCTTCTATTTCTTGCGGGAGTGGTCCTCTATTCACTGGGTGGTCTTGCTTTTCCATACGGTGGGGACTGGTATGATTCCCTGGCCAAGCCCGATGGGACACCGCCAATTTACTTGTTCCGTATCATCTGGCTCATTTTATATGCACTCATAGCATGGTCGCTCCTGATCTTGATTCGAACCAGGCAGATAGACCGCGAGCTTTTGCTTCTATATGGAATCAATTGGTTTTTTCATCAACTTTTTTTCGTATTGTTTATCGGCTATCAACTGCTCGTGTTGGCTGCGCTGGATACCATTCTGGTGATGTATTCCACATGGGTGCTGATTCGCGCCATTCGTCCCCACCACAAAATTGCATCCTCACTGCTCATTCCCTCTTTCATGTGGAGCTTGTTTGCGATGTGTCTCGCGGTTGGCTTCTGCCTGCTCAACCTGTGA
- a CDS encoding amidohydrolase, which translates to MKTLLIKDCMLLTMVEGEKPFLGDIWIVDGRIAKIGPSLEEEADRVILAKNKVAMPGLINAHNHASMSLLRAFSDDLKLMDWLDKKMLPAEARMTREDVYWGTTLGIAEMIASGTTAFADMYVHMDAVAQAVLDSGIRASLTRGMVFFEDDGGRRMAEALDLIDNWTGAGDGRITTMLGPHAPYTCPPKPLQGVIELARKRKIPLHIHLAETIEEGEKIRTQYNQTPTEYLHELGMFHDTHVLLAHAVHLNESDVSLLRRMRGGVAHNPVSNLKLGCGIAPVRELIEAGVTVGMGTDGAGSATTLDMFAEIKAATWMQKLKHGDPTVLPAEAALRMATIESAKLLAIDHEVGTLEAGKRADLILIDLDKPHLQPVHDIPALLAYSATGADVDTTIVNGEILMYQRQFQTLHWEEIKREATARASRLVEGL; encoded by the coding sequence ATGAAAACGTTACTGATTAAAGACTGCATGTTATTGACGATGGTTGAGGGAGAGAAGCCATTTCTCGGGGATATTTGGATCGTGGATGGTCGAATCGCCAAAATCGGACCATCCCTTGAAGAGGAAGCAGACCGTGTCATACTGGCTAAAAATAAGGTAGCAATGCCTGGTCTCATCAACGCGCACAACCATGCCAGCATGTCCTTGCTGCGTGCTTTTTCCGATGACCTCAAGCTGATGGATTGGTTGGACAAAAAGATGCTTCCTGCTGAAGCCCGGATGACAAGAGAAGATGTCTACTGGGGAACGACACTGGGAATCGCGGAAATGATCGCTTCTGGCACGACCGCTTTTGCCGATATGTACGTGCATATGGATGCGGTTGCCCAAGCGGTACTTGATTCCGGGATACGCGCTTCCTTGACTCGCGGCATGGTCTTTTTCGAGGATGACGGAGGACGACGAATGGCTGAAGCCTTAGACCTCATCGACAACTGGACGGGGGCCGGCGATGGCAGAATCACGACGATGCTCGGTCCGCACGCTCCTTATACGTGCCCTCCGAAGCCTTTGCAAGGAGTCATCGAGCTTGCCCGCAAGCGCAAAATCCCGCTCCACATCCATCTGGCTGAAACGATTGAGGAAGGAGAAAAAATCCGGACCCAGTACAATCAGACTCCCACGGAGTATTTGCATGAACTGGGCATGTTCCACGACACCCACGTCTTGCTCGCGCATGCTGTTCATCTGAATGAATCCGATGTCTCACTTCTTCGCAGGATGAGAGGCGGTGTCGCACATAATCCTGTCAGCAATTTGAAGCTCGGCTGCGGCATCGCCCCTGTCAGAGAGCTGATCGAGGCTGGGGTCACTGTCGGGATGGGAACAGATGGTGCTGGCAGTGCTACGACTCTCGATATGTTTGCCGAGATCAAAGCCGCAACTTGGATGCAAAAGCTCAAGCACGGCGATCCGACGGTTCTTCCTGCCGAAGCAGCCTTGCGCATGGCTACCATCGAAAGTGCAAAGCTGCTTGCGATCGATCACGAGGTCGGAACTCTGGAAGCCGGGAAGAGAGCTGATCTCATCCTGATCGATCTGGATAAACCGCACCTGCAGCCTGTCCATGACATCCCTGCCCTGCTTGCATACAGCGCAACAGGAGCCGATGTGGATACAACTATTGTGAACGGAGAAATTTTGATGTATCAGCGCCAATTCCAAACCCTTCATTGGGAGGAAATAAAGAGAGAAGCGACAGCGCGAGCCAGCCGACTCGTAGAGGGCCTGTAA
- a CDS encoding MurR/RpiR family transcriptional regulator, producing the protein MSHMLNGGLVGLQAILDQLKPSERKVADYILAHPEDVVKLSVQKLAEYSGVSEATIIRLARSLNMKGYQELKLRVAGDLTKQTAMGSYQEIMMEGSVESIMQAVSWNNIQSIQDTLSVLSNEEVKKAVDVLSVARKIDVYGVGASAVIADDIRQKFSRINLWCEAYSDFHAQLTSAVTLTEKDVVIGISYSGQTEDIIQSLTEAKQQGATIITLTKFGPSPVAELANIRLFTSSVEKSIRSGAMASRIAQLNVIDILFITMISRMQEQVIPLLEKSRLAVSRTKRSST; encoded by the coding sequence ATGTCACATATGTTAAATGGAGGGCTTGTCGGCCTACAAGCAATCTTGGATCAATTGAAGCCTTCAGAGCGAAAAGTCGCTGATTATATCCTGGCTCACCCGGAAGATGTCGTGAAGCTTTCTGTCCAAAAACTGGCGGAATATAGTGGGGTTTCCGAGGCGACGATTATCCGTTTGGCTCGCTCTCTTAATATGAAGGGATATCAGGAGCTGAAGCTGCGCGTCGCGGGAGATTTGACGAAACAGACGGCGATGGGCAGCTATCAGGAGATTATGATGGAGGGTTCAGTTGAATCGATTATGCAAGCGGTCAGCTGGAACAACATTCAATCCATCCAGGATACGCTCTCCGTCTTGTCCAACGAAGAAGTAAAGAAAGCAGTCGACGTGTTGTCGGTAGCCAGGAAGATCGATGTCTACGGGGTCGGTGCATCCGCAGTCATTGCTGACGATATCCGGCAAAAATTTTCGCGGATTAACTTGTGGTGTGAGGCTTATTCGGATTTTCACGCACAATTGACGTCGGCAGTCACTTTAACGGAAAAAGACGTGGTTATCGGCATATCTTATTCAGGACAGACCGAAGACATTATTCAATCGCTGACGGAGGCCAAGCAGCAGGGAGCGACCATCATTACCCTGACCAAATTCGGACCCTCGCCAGTAGCCGAACTAGCCAACATTCGGCTGTTCACCAGCTCGGTAGAAAAAAGCATTCGCAGCGGAGCCATGGCTTCACGCATTGCTCAATTGAACGTCATCGATATTTTATTTATTACCATGATCAGCAGGATGCAAGAGCAAGTCATTCCCCTGTTGGAAAAATCAAGGCTTGCTGTCAGCCGAACGAAACGCTCATCGACGTAG
- a CDS encoding serine hydrolase domain-containing protein has translation MDDLELLLQGWVDNGLLPGAALRIVRDRRIWYACDVGTTSITKDQRVTPDTMFDLASLTKVTATLPAILLLVQERVIALDDQIGRFFPDCPADKKRITLAQLLAHTSGMPADLAERRRDSEIDLPELLYAQELIHEPGAQVVYSDLGMIWLGLVIEQVTGERLDQFVTRRLFTPLGMAQTVYCPNQQIYRNIASTEYCRLTNSYITGEVHDEKAFAMGGVAGHAGLFSTADDLCRYAMSWLYQDPRILASEWYELAIRNHTEQAGGNRGYGWELNQASTTLSCGNGLHRKSFGHTGFTGTSMWIDPEQQFAVIFLTNAVHLGRNHQLRQLRPILHDAVTAQLLQT, from the coding sequence GTGGACGATTTGGAGCTGCTATTGCAAGGATGGGTGGACAACGGTTTGCTGCCGGGAGCTGCCTTGCGAATCGTGCGTGATCGTCGTATCTGGTATGCGTGTGATGTCGGAACGACGAGTATTACCAAAGACCAGCGGGTGACGCCGGATACCATGTTTGACCTGGCGTCGCTCACCAAAGTGACGGCGACGCTGCCGGCTATCCTTTTGCTCGTGCAGGAGAGAGTGATAGCGCTAGATGATCAGATTGGTCGATTTTTCCCCGATTGTCCCGCTGATAAAAAGCGGATCACACTCGCACAACTGCTCGCACATACCTCAGGAATGCCGGCAGATTTGGCAGAGAGAAGGCGCGATAGCGAGATCGATTTGCCAGAGCTATTGTATGCGCAAGAATTGATTCACGAGCCAGGGGCCCAGGTAGTTTACAGTGATTTGGGCATGATCTGGTTGGGCCTCGTTATCGAACAAGTAACCGGAGAGCGCTTGGACCAGTTTGTTACCCGGCGCCTCTTCACCCCATTGGGCATGGCACAAACCGTTTACTGTCCAAATCAGCAAATTTATCGGAATATTGCGTCTACTGAGTATTGCCGTCTCACTAACTCCTACATTACAGGCGAGGTTCATGATGAGAAAGCATTTGCGATGGGAGGGGTTGCCGGACATGCTGGACTATTTTCAACGGCTGACGATCTGTGCCGATACGCGATGAGCTGGTTGTACCAAGATCCTCGAATACTTGCGAGCGAATGGTATGAACTGGCGATTCGTAACCATACAGAGCAAGCAGGGGGGAATAGAGGGTATGGCTGGGAGCTCAATCAAGCTTCGACCACCTTGAGCTGTGGAAACGGCTTGCATCGTAAGAGCTTCGGGCATACGGGCTTTACTGGAACCAGTATGTGGATCGATCCGGAGCAACAGTTTGCTGTCATCTTTCTTACCAACGCCGTTCATCTAGGCCGCAATCATCAGCTTCGGCAATTACGACCAATTTTGCACGATGCGGTTACGGCTCAGCTTTTGCAGACCTAA
- a CDS encoding ABC transporter substrate-binding protein yields the protein MKQFRFRYVASIVLAAVMVVTGCSSGGTETESGGGQGGGQQVTLSMHSWRVEDTEGYKAIIKAFEADNPNIKIDFKPFKATEYNTILNTALQSDSGPDILQLRPYAPGITLAEAGHLEPLDNVPGISTIPKDVLAAATGKDGKVYGVPLSLNSTQFYYNKKIFEQNGLQAPKSWDELIATAKTLKEKGIVPISFGAKEGWLLSLSHGVIAPASYSGTNYLDKLLKGESDLKSAEFLQSVQRMQELIPYFPENYVGLELNDMRTLFATEKAAMFINGSFELEGIKKLNPDLPLDFFPMPTNDGKHVLTTWVDGSYAVNAKSKHKAEALKFMEFMATKKFGELFANQFKRISAVPGVSTDDPLVNKMAELSQSSATPYLMVVSFAEGKPTTKQTLENALQGMYLGKLTPEQVVEEVQKSAATWFPPFKK from the coding sequence ATGAAGCAATTTCGTTTTCGCTATGTAGCTTCAATCGTGTTGGCTGCAGTTATGGTAGTGACAGGATGTAGTAGTGGAGGAACCGAAACAGAGTCTGGCGGCGGGCAGGGTGGAGGACAGCAGGTAACACTCTCGATGCATAGCTGGCGTGTAGAAGACACAGAGGGCTACAAAGCCATCATCAAAGCTTTTGAGGCAGACAATCCGAATATCAAGATCGACTTCAAACCATTCAAAGCAACGGAGTACAATACCATCCTGAACACGGCGCTCCAAAGCGACAGTGGTCCTGATATTTTGCAACTGCGTCCCTACGCTCCAGGGATTACTCTGGCTGAAGCTGGACATCTGGAGCCCCTCGACAATGTGCCAGGTATATCTACCATACCAAAAGACGTGCTCGCAGCAGCCACAGGTAAAGACGGTAAAGTCTACGGTGTCCCACTATCCCTGAACTCCACGCAATTTTACTACAACAAGAAAATCTTCGAGCAAAACGGACTCCAGGCACCGAAAAGCTGGGATGAGCTGATCGCGACAGCCAAAACATTGAAGGAGAAAGGAATCGTCCCGATCTCTTTCGGAGCAAAGGAAGGCTGGCTCCTCTCTCTCAGTCATGGTGTGATTGCCCCTGCTAGCTACAGCGGAACGAATTATCTCGACAAGCTGCTAAAAGGAGAAAGTGACCTGAAAAGTGCCGAGTTCCTCCAATCTGTGCAGCGTATGCAAGAACTTATTCCTTATTTCCCGGAAAATTATGTAGGTCTCGAATTGAATGATATGCGGACGTTGTTCGCCACGGAAAAAGCAGCGATGTTCATCAATGGCAGCTTTGAACTGGAAGGAATCAAAAAGCTCAACCCCGATTTGCCACTTGATTTCTTTCCAATGCCAACCAATGACGGAAAACATGTCCTGACAACCTGGGTCGATGGTTCCTATGCCGTCAATGCCAAGTCCAAACACAAAGCAGAGGCATTGAAGTTCATGGAATTCATGGCGACGAAAAAGTTCGGGGAGCTATTCGCAAATCAGTTCAAACGAATCAGCGCGGTGCCAGGTGTATCGACTGACGATCCGTTGGTAAACAAGATGGCAGAGCTGTCCCAATCAAGCGCCACGCCCTACTTGATGGTCGTCAGCTTCGCGGAAGGAAAACCGACCACGAAGCAAACATTAGAAAATGCCCTCCAAGGCATGTATTTAGGCAAGCTCACCCCTGAGCAGGTCGTAGAAGAAGTCCAAAAGTCGGCGGCTACCTGGTTTCCTCCCTTTAAAAAGTAG
- a CDS encoding carbohydrate ABC transporter permease: protein MRWLIHLFPLPALVIYTLFVVYPIFSAFLYSLYDWNGIKRGVFVGLQNFITLFTVEPFNEMFWNALRHNVFYFVVEMIVQNGIAFGLAFLIYRKIRGSGFLKIAYFMPRLLSVIVIGFLWKLILNPNYGALNTVLGKIGLEEWARPWLGDPDTALLAIILINCWFGIGFAMLIFLAGLQSIPEDLIEAARLDGATGWRMLWKMILPLCMPAITIMTIFTFIQAFEAFELVYAMQGSMGEPFYSTDTLAVYFYRMAFSSGAGDVTLGLGSALAVVLFFIVGSVSALSLYLMRKREVQH from the coding sequence GTGCGCTGGCTGATTCACTTGTTTCCGCTGCCCGCGCTTGTTATTTATACGTTGTTTGTCGTGTACCCGATCTTTTCGGCATTTTTGTACAGCTTGTACGACTGGAATGGCATCAAGCGCGGGGTTTTTGTCGGACTGCAAAATTTCATTACGCTGTTTACGGTAGAGCCTTTCAACGAAATGTTCTGGAATGCTTTACGGCATAACGTCTTCTACTTTGTGGTCGAAATGATTGTGCAAAATGGGATTGCCTTCGGACTGGCTTTTCTCATCTATCGCAAAATACGAGGTTCCGGGTTTCTCAAGATCGCTTATTTCATGCCAAGGTTGTTGTCTGTCATTGTGATTGGGTTTTTATGGAAATTAATTTTAAATCCGAATTACGGTGCACTCAATACCGTTTTGGGGAAAATTGGTCTCGAAGAGTGGGCCAGACCATGGCTCGGTGATCCGGATACAGCGCTTCTCGCGATCATTTTGATTAACTGCTGGTTTGGCATAGGCTTTGCCATGCTGATCTTTTTGGCGGGACTTCAGTCGATCCCGGAGGATTTGATCGAGGCGGCGAGGTTGGATGGGGCAACAGGCTGGCGGATGTTGTGGAAAATGATTTTGCCGCTGTGCATGCCAGCAATCACGATTATGACGATATTCACGTTCATTCAGGCCTTTGAAGCGTTCGAGCTCGTCTACGCCATGCAAGGCTCGATGGGTGAGCCGTTTTATTCGACGGATACGCTGGCTGTTTACTTTTATCGCATGGCATTTAGCAGCGGAGCTGGGGATGTCACACTTGGACTCGGTTCGGCATTGGCTGTCGTGTTGTTTTTCATCGTCGGATCTGTGTCGGCGCTGTCACTCTATTTGATGAGGAAACGAGAAGTCCAACACTAG
- a CDS encoding carbohydrate ABC transporter permease — MKMTVGGRAVSYVLAYIFALIALYPIVLMISSSLKTNMEIFASPLSLPKTFSLDTYKKLWEAVPFADFLWNSVFVSAMSVLLITVFSAMAAFYLSRFSFKWTGGLYFFFIVGLMIPIKLGIVPLFLLMKNLGLLNSLWSLILIYTASGIPISVFILTGFFRTLPIELEEAARIDGCSHFQVFWRVLLPLIRPALATVIIINFIHAWNDFFFPLIFIQEEALKTIPVGMMVLFGEYETDWSLLFAGLTLSALPMIVVFLMASRQFMEGLTAGAVK; from the coding sequence GTGAAGATGACTGTGGGTGGGAGAGCTGTATCTTATGTGCTGGCGTATATCTTTGCGTTAATCGCGTTATATCCGATCGTACTGATGATTTCTTCTTCCCTGAAAACGAATATGGAGATTTTTGCGAGTCCGCTCTCCCTTCCGAAGACGTTTAGCCTGGATACGTATAAAAAGCTGTGGGAAGCGGTGCCTTTTGCTGACTTTTTGTGGAACAGTGTATTCGTCAGTGCCATGTCTGTCTTGTTGATTACGGTTTTTTCAGCGATGGCGGCCTTTTACTTGTCGCGCTTTTCCTTTAAATGGACAGGAGGACTATACTTCTTTTTCATTGTTGGCTTGATGATTCCGATCAAGCTGGGGATCGTTCCCTTGTTTTTGCTGATGAAGAATCTCGGGCTCTTGAATTCACTGTGGTCGCTGATTTTGATTTATACGGCGAGTGGCATTCCGATCTCCGTTTTTATTTTGACGGGCTTCTTTCGGACGTTGCCGATTGAGCTGGAGGAAGCGGCACGGATCGATGGGTGCAGCCATTTTCAGGTGTTTTGGCGTGTGCTCTTGCCACTGATTCGTCCGGCCTTGGCTACGGTGATCATTATTAATTTCATCCATGCGTGGAATGACTTTTTCTTCCCGTTGATTTTCATTCAAGAGGAAGCGCTCAAGACGATTCCGGTAGGCATGATGGTGCTTTTTGGAGAATATGAAACAGACTGGAGCCTGTTGTTTGCTGGGCTCACGTTGTCTGCCTTACCGATGATCGTCGTGTTTTTGATGGCATCGAGGCAGTTTATGGAGGGGTTGACGGCAGGTGCAGTCAAGTAA
- a CDS encoding N-acetylglucosamine kinase, producing the protein MQSSNGEKWFIGIDGGGSKTRAAICNETGQVRAIVVGESSNPLSRSWGDVEATLRQLIEAVRIKAGAKEEEVASLFIGLGGADRPQIRERIQHAFVEEWGERLLIDNDVIAALYAGTWGQPGVVLLAGTGSIACAFSKEGARHRVGGWGYLVGDEGSGFDLGKKAAIAVLREYDGRGESTVLTGLFMDHYGVERPDELINLIYGGSNPRMELAKTSQLVEQAATLGDPVANALIMQAVEDLLELVDACLKQVQEPVPVVLAGGLLTAGTILREQLVASASFQTVIPTVSPVVGALVAAITRLGLAVDEKMAEQLRVSAAILEKSHI; encoded by the coding sequence GTGCAGTCAAGTAATGGGGAAAAGTGGTTCATCGGGATCGATGGAGGCGGAAGCAAAACCAGAGCAGCGATCTGCAATGAGACGGGACAGGTTCGAGCAATTGTGGTGGGCGAATCATCCAACCCGCTCTCCAGGAGCTGGGGAGACGTGGAAGCTACTCTGCGCCAACTCATTGAGGCTGTAAGGATAAAAGCAGGTGCCAAAGAAGAGGAAGTAGCCAGCCTGTTTATCGGGCTTGGCGGTGCAGATCGTCCGCAGATTAGGGAAAGAATTCAGCATGCCTTTGTCGAAGAGTGGGGAGAACGGCTGTTGATTGATAACGATGTCATCGCAGCTCTTTACGCGGGAACATGGGGGCAGCCAGGCGTCGTTCTGCTTGCTGGTACGGGCTCGATTGCCTGTGCTTTTTCAAAAGAGGGGGCGCGGCACCGTGTAGGCGGATGGGGGTATCTGGTAGGAGATGAGGGCAGCGGGTTTGATTTGGGTAAAAAAGCGGCAATCGCCGTATTGCGCGAATACGATGGGCGCGGTGAATCGACCGTACTGACGGGACTGTTTATGGACCACTATGGCGTAGAACGTCCTGATGAGCTGATCAACCTGATCTACGGGGGAAGTAATCCGCGAATGGAGCTGGCAAAAACGAGCCAACTCGTGGAACAAGCCGCAACACTAGGCGATCCTGTGGCAAATGCATTGATCATGCAAGCAGTGGAGGATTTGCTAGAATTGGTCGATGCTTGCTTAAAACAGGTCCAGGAGCCTGTACCGGTCGTTTTGGCAGGAGGATTGTTAACTGCCGGTACAATCCTTCGGGAACAACTGGTTGCGAGCGCTTCGTTTCAAACGGTGATTCCCACAGTTTCACCTGTCGTCGGAGCACTGGTCGCGGCAATTACGAGGCTAGGCTTGGCTGTTGACGAAAAAATGGCAGAGCAATTGCGTGTCAGCGCAGCGATACTGGAAAAATCACACATTTAA
- a CDS encoding ATP-binding protein — protein MKNLLDSGWRSGHLYRSFFDQMIQATFLLDQFGRVFKGNPACQVLNGYAVEEWEGSSFWKLAVSEEQEMVRLQTQFAMNGDPRPYYSAFRHKDGASIPVYITYGTFWEEGTSIGYYAMVQKLPASFGNSYGSEQCRVLDISGEGAFVYHAGELQYVNQAGMQLVGASGLDELLWYPFQSFFHPRDVPKIKGLLRILEEGETAAPIEVELIRLDGSRTEVEVCGTSVPMQDKPSIYILIRDITERKRAQEFLQNSEKLALVGQLAAGIAHEIRNPLTSLKGFVQLMQKDGMRKPEYFSIMSSELARIEMIVTELLVLAKPHTAVFEARDLSNLITHVVTLLETEAILKKVMIQVVFESEVPMIHCDENQLKQAFINFLKNGIEATSGNGEIVIRLRCEDDRVVIRFEDNGVGIPAHQLARLGEAFFTTKETGTGLGLMVSRKIIENHRGTLRLISTPGNGTAVEVCLPISS, from the coding sequence ATGAAAAACTTATTGGACAGTGGATGGAGAAGTGGTCATCTCTATCGTTCCTTCTTTGATCAAATGATTCAGGCTACTTTTCTGCTCGATCAATTTGGTAGAGTTTTTAAAGGCAATCCTGCCTGCCAAGTGTTGAATGGGTATGCCGTAGAAGAATGGGAAGGGTCCTCATTTTGGAAGCTGGCTGTTTCGGAAGAACAGGAAATGGTACGCCTTCAAACACAATTTGCGATGAATGGCGATCCGAGACCTTATTACTCCGCTTTTCGTCATAAGGATGGGGCAAGTATTCCCGTGTATATTACATATGGAACCTTTTGGGAGGAAGGCACGTCTATTGGGTATTATGCGATGGTGCAGAAGCTTCCGGCCTCGTTTGGGAACAGCTATGGTTCCGAACAGTGCAGAGTATTGGATATTTCGGGTGAAGGTGCGTTCGTCTACCATGCTGGGGAGCTTCAATACGTCAATCAAGCAGGGATGCAACTAGTTGGGGCTTCCGGCTTGGACGAGCTGCTATGGTATCCTTTTCAGTCGTTTTTCCATCCCCGTGATGTACCGAAGATCAAGGGGCTACTCCGCATTTTGGAGGAAGGGGAAACGGCCGCGCCGATTGAGGTTGAGCTGATCCGCTTGGATGGCAGTCGGACGGAGGTAGAAGTGTGTGGAACATCCGTGCCGATGCAGGACAAGCCCTCCATATACATACTGATCCGAGATATTACGGAACGCAAACGGGCGCAAGAATTTTTGCAAAACTCGGAAAAACTCGCGCTCGTCGGGCAATTGGCGGCAGGGATCGCACATGAGATACGCAATCCGCTTACCTCGTTAAAAGGCTTTGTGCAATTAATGCAAAAGGATGGCATGAGGAAGCCAGAATACTTCTCGATCATGAGCTCGGAATTGGCGCGGATCGAGATGATTGTTACAGAGCTGTTGGTCTTGGCGAAGCCGCATACGGCAGTGTTTGAAGCCCGCGATCTGTCCAACCTGATCACGCATGTGGTGACTCTCTTGGAGACGGAGGCAATTTTGAAAAAGGTCATGATTCAGGTCGTTTTCGAATCGGAAGTCCCCATGATCCATTGCGATGAGAACCAGTTGAAACAAGCCTTCATTAACTTTTTGAAAAATGGGATCGAAGCGACCTCAGGGAATGGAGAAATTGTGATTCGGCTGCGGTGTGAAGATGACCGAGTCGTCATTCGGTTCGAAGATAATGGAGTAGGTATCCCGGCTCATCAGTTGGCGAGATTGGGAGAGGCTTTTTTCACGACGAAGGAAACGGGGACGGGCCTGGGATTGATGGTGAGCCGCAAAATCATCGAGAACCATCGGGGGACTCTGCGGTTGATAAGCACCCCAGGTAACGGAACGGCAGTCGAGGTATGCTTGCCGATCAGCAGCTAG
- a CDS encoding DUF3870 domain-containing protein yields the protein MNKNTVLTAGFAQIPKGTTLYEVSTMVGCVLIIDVDAEVICDASFTFVMDKTSEFLVSLLVGKTVADGMQEITKAIQERFLAPGQGAVLQAIRAAIERYHEKKA from the coding sequence ATGAACAAAAATACGGTACTGACAGCAGGCTTCGCCCAAATCCCCAAGGGAACTACCTTGTACGAGGTTTCTACCATGGTTGGCTGTGTACTCATCATTGATGTAGACGCCGAAGTGATTTGCGACGCCAGCTTTACCTTTGTCATGGACAAGACGAGCGAGTTTTTGGTGAGCTTGCTGGTAGGCAAGACAGTTGCAGATGGCATGCAGGAGATCACAAAGGCGATCCAAGAACGTTTTTTAGCACCTGGTCAGGGAGCTGTCTTGCAAGCCATCCGTGCAGCTATTGAGCGATATCATGAAAAAAAAGCGTAA